Below is a genomic region from Erigeron canadensis isolate Cc75 chromosome 7, C_canadensis_v1, whole genome shotgun sequence.
gaatatttttattatgtccaacttagttatatttattcattgatacaatcttaaaataaaatttaagaaaaattatttaaggttggccgtgcatcgcacggggtctaagcagtagtatatatatatatatatatatgctcccAAATGCTCTATTTGGTCTAATAGAGTTCTGGAGAAAGGCGTGGAGTGATTGTAACTTCTAACGGTTTCACCTTTGGCAAGGCAAGTCCTAAACCCTCAGTCATATCCACCGGTTTCCCCATTGTTGTTGACAAGTGAAACCCTTGAAGTAACCGAGCAAGTGTCAAATGAACCCCGTGTAAAGCAAATGTGGTGGCAGGGCACATTCTCCTTCCAGTGCCGAACGGAATGTATTCAAAGTTCTGGCCCTGGTAGTTTACTTGCATGTGCTCCTCAAGAAACCTCTCGGGTCTAAACTCATTAGGATCTGACCACACTTGGGGATCCCGATGAAGCTTCCACACATTCACAATTAGACGTGTCCCTTTGGGGACATGATATCCCTTGACATAGCAGTCCTCAATGGCTTCATGAGGTGCTGCCAGGGGACCTGGTGGGTATAATCTGAGTGTTTCCTTCACGATCGCTTGTAGATACTTCAGATTTTTCATATCTGATTCATCCACCCATTTCTCTCTGCCTACATGGATGTCAAGCTCCTTCTGGGCCGCTTTCAGGATGTCAGGATTATTCAATAGTAATGAAATTACCCATGTCATTGTTAAAGCAGTGCTCTCTGAACCCGTCAACGTAAGTATCtacaaaaatcatacatataaCATAGTTAGAGTTAGGAAGGGACAATTTGTGTAAAAAACGGTTAAATCTTGTTACCAACCATTGTTGTTGCCTTGATGATGATTTCCCTGTCGCGCCCAAAAAACTTGACATCTTTTGGCAAGTTTTTTAGCATCATATCCATGAAATCGGCTTCTTTATTGCTATTATCACACTCGTTCCTCTGCTCAATATGCTCGTCAAGCCACTTTTCAACGACGCTATCTACATCTTTCGCCACTTGTTTCATAGCTTGCACATGCCCACCAATGTCCATCCATTCCAAACTTGGAAAGAAATCAGACACAACAAAAACGCCAATAATATACAACCCTTTCTTTATGGCTTCGTTTATACGCGAGTCTTCTTGGTTACTTTCATCATTGTAACCATTATAAAATCTTTTCCCAACTAAGATTCTTATAAGTATATTGAAAGTTATGTGCTCGAACCAATTGTCCATCTTCACTACAgatgtttgtttttcatttcttgTGCACATCAAAAAGAGCTCATTAATCGAGTTCTTCACTTCCGACTCACGAACCTTCGTGAACTTTTCAACACACTGACTTGTAAATAGTTGTGAAGTGACCAACTTTCTGATCTCGCGCCAGTACTGCCCATATGGGGCAAACGCGAAATCAGCATTGTCATAGAGCATGTGCCGACTAATTGCCAAATTTGGTCTAGTTGAAAAGTTTTTGTCGTTGGTCGTAAAACAGTCTTTCACCATCTGCCAACTGCTCAAGACCAATGCTCGACGACTACCAAGCCGTAAAGAGTAAACCGACCCGTAGTCATCTGCTAACTTTCCAAGTCTTCTACCTAAAGGTACTTTACCTCTTAGAAAATGAAGATGTCCTATAATAGGCAATCTCCCTTTTGGTTCTGGAGCTTCTAGTTTGAAACTTTTCTTTgtgttgtttctttttcttattttttgacCATAGGTTATGAGAAAAAGTAGGAGCATGAAAAATGGTAGAAAGTGTGAAATAATTTCCATATTTGATATGTTTTTCTTCCTTTAATTTAGTGTGTGTAAATAATCATATTAACATTAACATTTCGCTTGTATATATAGTGATCAAATTACAGTACTCACGGAACTCAATGTTCTCAGCTCCCTGTCAACATCGATAAACTCGGGCCTCAAAATCATGTCATCCAAAATGTTACTCGTAGTTACTATATGTTAAACAATGACGATTGATTTAATAATTTGTAAATTGTCTCATTGCAATACCTAAACATTAAAATTTCGTCCATTCTTATGTTTATGAAACAAAAGGGTGCGTGATTCACATGTTCATAAATAAGGAACAAAACAAATTGCAGGCAAAGTTGTTGGTCTATGAATTGTACATGCTAAAAACTCTCCACCACTAACATTAATTATAGGAACTTCTAACTGTCATAATATACACATGTATCATATGTAGTATATACTTTACTGATATATAGCTCTTCAGTATAGTTTTTATAAAGctttagagttaattgcaagattgatCCTTGTGGTTTTTATACATTTGCAATGGGGTccctttttgacttttttggcAGTGAGAGTCcctattttgactatttttcaCAAAGTTGATCTCTTTTTGACAGATCCGTTATGAAGGGTCGTTAAGTATGCACGTGATAGTTACATGCAAGGGGCCTTTACGTAATAGACCACCCCACCAGCCCCACAAAATGACAGAAAGACCAGATTGTATGGCAACAACCAATTTTGTCCTTTTACCTCTCTaacattcttttctttttttcccttttttttttcagatcCAACActtcttttaatataaattacaCATAATATGTATTATATAGCTATATCTCCATCTATTCCATACAATTTATAactatgcatatatatatattatatatatatagggtggctatcaaatgagaacagaattaaaatgagaacaaatgagaacccttaaaaactacattttgatgcatta
It encodes:
- the LOC122607862 gene encoding dimethylnonatriene synthase-like, with product MEIISHFLPFFMLLLFLITYGQKIRKRNNTKKSFKLEAPEPKGRLPIIGHLHFLRGKVPLGRRLGKLADDYGSVYSLRLGSRRALVLSSWQMVKDCFTTNDKNFSTRPNLAISRHMLYDNADFAFAPYGQYWREIRKLVTSQLFTSQCVEKFTKVRESEVKNSINELFLMCTRNEKQTSVVKMDNWFEHITFNILIRILVGKRFYNGYNDESNQEDSRINEAIKKGLYIIGVFVVSDFFPSLEWMDIGGHVQAMKQVAKDVDSVVEKWLDEHIEQRNECDNSNKEADFMDMMLKNLPKDVKFFGRDREIIIKATTMILTLTGSESTALTMTWVISLLLNNPDILKAAQKELDIHVGREKWVDESDMKNLKYLQAIVKETLRLYPPGPLAAPHEAIEDCYVKGYHVPKGTRLIVNVWKLHRDPQVWSDPNEFRPERFLEEHMQVNYQGQNFEYIPFGTGRRMCPATTFALHGVHLTLARLLQGFHLSTTMGKPVDMTEGLGLALPKVKPLEVTITPRLSPELY